Proteins found in one Lysinibacillus fusiformis genomic segment:
- a CDS encoding PadR family transcriptional regulator → MVRSDIIRGHLDSIILRLISEKDRYGYEISQEISLRTNNRFQIKEATLYAVFQRLEKKEIIEAYYGDVSHGGKRKYYRITSLGKAYLNELVKEWSEVKEIIDLFMEGLE, encoded by the coding sequence ATGGTTCGCAGTGATATTATCCGAGGACATTTGGATTCGATTATTTTACGGCTAATTTCAGAAAAAGACCGTTATGGCTACGAAATTTCTCAGGAAATAAGTCTCCGTACAAACAATCGGTTTCAAATCAAGGAAGCAACTTTGTATGCTGTTTTTCAACGTCTCGAAAAAAAGGAAATTATTGAAGCCTATTATGGAGATGTCTCACACGGAGGCAAAAGAAAGTATTACCGTATTACCTCATTAGGTAAAGCCTATTTAAATGAGCTAGTGAAAGAATGGTCGGAAGTAAAAGAAATAATCGATTTATTTATGGAGGGCTTAGAATGA
- a CDS encoding CheR family methyltransferase yields MEQFQPLEQNIQLNKQTNLEIDLLLEAIYRLSGYDFRQYNRSSISRRIYNRMGINNIPTISRVQEKVIHDKEFLEQLLNDFSINVTEMFRNPSFFKAFRETVIPVLREYPEIRIWHAGCATGEEVYSMAILLQEEGLIERAVIYATDMNEQVLEKAKKGAFPIHKMQAYTKNYMLAGGAHAFSEYYQTDYQYAYFHPTLLKNIIFAQHNLVTDHSFNEFHVVLCRNVLIYFSPKLQSQVHQLFYESLSDEGFLCLGDKETLRFEEVISKYSEIAGNERIYQKMY; encoded by the coding sequence ATGGAACAATTTCAGCCTTTGGAGCAAAATATACAATTAAATAAGCAGACAAATTTAGAAATTGATTTGTTACTAGAGGCTATTTATCGTTTATCTGGTTATGATTTTCGTCAATATAATCGTTCATCCATTTCGCGTAGAATCTACAATAGAATGGGGATCAATAACATTCCAACGATTTCTCGCGTACAGGAAAAGGTCATTCATGATAAAGAATTTTTAGAGCAGCTATTGAATGATTTTTCGATAAATGTAACGGAGATGTTTCGTAACCCTAGCTTTTTTAAAGCTTTTCGTGAAACGGTCATCCCAGTTTTGCGAGAATATCCAGAAATCCGTATTTGGCATGCAGGGTGTGCGACAGGTGAAGAAGTATATTCTATGGCCATCTTGCTGCAGGAAGAGGGGCTTATAGAGAGAGCTGTTATTTATGCAACAGATATGAATGAGCAAGTATTAGAAAAGGCTAAGAAAGGTGCTTTTCCAATTCATAAAATGCAGGCATATACGAAAAACTATATGCTGGCTGGAGGTGCCCATGCTTTTTCAGAATACTATCAAACAGATTATCAATATGCTTACTTCCATCCAACATTATTGAAAAATATTATTTTTGCTCAACATAATTTAGTAACAGATCATTCATTTAATGAATTTCATGTCGTCCTGTGCAGAAATGTTCTTATTTATTTTTCACCTAAGCTGCAGAGTCAGGTACATCAATTGTTTTATGAAAGTCTAAGTGACGAAGGATTTTTATGCTTAGGGGATAAAGAAACATTGCGATTTGAAGAGGTCATTTCAAAATATAGTGAAATTGCAGGCAACGAAAGAATTTATCAAAAAATGTATTAA
- a CDS encoding MarR family winged helix-turn-helix transcriptional regulator: MAESLNNVEIIMKEMLEIQQKSKMFVDLLSEGEALSQNQLILLLQLKINDGMKATEIADFFSVTPGAVTSMCDKLEKLELIQRIRENNDRRVVIMALTNTGDMKVQEIFLKFSQDKLIDMAKILREVNQLMNKIL, from the coding sequence ATGGCAGAAAGTCTAAACAATGTAGAAATTATTATGAAAGAAATGCTAGAAATACAGCAGAAGTCAAAAATGTTTGTAGATCTTTTATCTGAAGGGGAAGCGTTATCACAAAACCAATTAATATTGCTTCTGCAACTAAAAATAAATGATGGGATGAAGGCAACAGAAATTGCTGATTTCTTTAGTGTAACCCCCGGAGCTGTAACTTCCATGTGCGATAAATTGGAAAAGCTAGAGCTAATTCAACGAATTAGAGAAAATAATGATCGACGTGTGGTCATCATGGCTTTAACAAATACTGGTGACATGAAAGTCCAAGAAATCTTTTTAAAGTTTTCTCAGGATAAACTGATAGACATGGCCAAAATCTTACGTGAAGTAAACCAATTAATGAATAAAATTCTTTAG
- a CDS encoding HAAS signaling domain-containing protein: protein MTLIDSYIHEVSKRLQKNKREKIKVELKATIEDMLPEQYSESEVKEVLKKLGSPVEVAASYQDTPRFLIGPEIFDQYTRTIKLVIPWAILITIIVQVIEKMVLYSGEEALLTAIITAFVGIIVAIIAVLFHVLFWVTVIFIIKERSGAEKISLPILKDTKQWSPDDLVQIKKIPKDKIITLSDTIFSLLGIIIFSFVYWNAYRLLGIYTTNDNGSLKFVMPIFNQNILQSFVPVVLLCIILSLTLTFLKWRAGQWTVPIAITNALLQSVGTIVFILMAMHQDFIHSASIPYMAAILETTSAKVAFTIDKILLFSIIIAVLANAFDIYQGFKKARV from the coding sequence ATGACTTTAATTGATTCTTATATTCACGAAGTGTCTAAAAGGCTACAAAAAAATAAACGTGAGAAAATCAAGGTTGAACTAAAAGCTACAATTGAGGATATGTTGCCAGAGCAATATTCAGAATCCGAGGTGAAGGAAGTACTCAAGAAACTTGGAAGCCCTGTAGAGGTTGCTGCAAGCTATCAGGATACTCCCCGTTTTTTAATTGGTCCAGAGATTTTTGATCAATATACAAGAACCATCAAGCTAGTTATTCCTTGGGCAATTCTCATTACGATCATTGTTCAAGTAATAGAGAAAATGGTGCTCTATTCGGGAGAAGAAGCACTTCTCACAGCCATTATTACAGCCTTTGTGGGAATCATTGTTGCCATTATTGCTGTATTATTTCACGTATTGTTTTGGGTTACGGTTATTTTTATCATTAAGGAACGCTCTGGTGCTGAAAAGATTTCCCTACCCATTTTGAAAGATACCAAGCAATGGTCACCTGATGATTTAGTACAGATTAAAAAGATTCCCAAAGATAAAATCATTACTTTAAGTGACACAATTTTTAGCCTTCTAGGAATCATTATTTTTTCTTTTGTTTATTGGAATGCCTATCGTCTTTTAGGTATTTATACAACAAATGACAACGGGAGCTTGAAATTTGTTATGCCAATCTTTAATCAAAATATTTTACAATCGTTTGTTCCTGTAGTCTTACTATGTATTATCCTTAGTCTCACTTTAACTTTTTTAAAATGGCGTGCGGGTCAGTGGACAGTGCCTATCGCCATCACTAATGCACTACTTCAAAGTGTAGGAACGATCGTGTTTATTTTAATGGCGATGCACCAAGATTTTATTCATAGTGCCTCCATTCCATACATGGCTGCTATCCTAGAAACAACATCAGCTAAGGTTGCCTTTACTATAGATAAAATCCTACTATTTAGTATAATTATTGCTGTTTTAGCAAATGCATTTGATATCTATCAAGGATTTAAAAAAGCGAGAGTATAA
- a CDS encoding SpoIIE family protein phosphatase: MTILLVDDNQVNLFVIEKILKNAGYDNCVSLSSAYELFDYLQLDAPNPTGNSVDLILLDIMMPEIDGIEACKRIKQNERLKDIQIIFVTALEDKNKLAEALDIGGVDYITKPINKTELLARMRVALRLKAELDWHTQHEKKIQYELDLATHVQRSLLSPPLNEKDIRIEVSYLPSSNLAGDMYYWYKIDDHRYAIILLDMMGHGISAALVCMFISSVLREAVKQLIEPELVIKELNRYMTLLQDGKENNLYYFTAIYLIIDTEHKTVEYINAGHPSGYALIDEKTCIPLDQGSCAVGFFDEIKVKKQYIHYEHDIQIVLFTDGVLEAMGPCEIESEKHLQTLTSSKWDYSQCLIDNLLPKDKQENQPDDMCVLMIQASTTSL; this comes from the coding sequence ATGACCATTCTTCTAGTAGATGACAATCAAGTCAATTTATTTGTCATTGAAAAAATACTAAAAAATGCAGGTTATGATAACTGTGTTTCTCTTTCATCTGCTTATGAGCTATTTGATTATTTACAATTAGATGCACCCAATCCGACAGGAAATTCAGTAGATTTAATTTTGTTAGACATTATGATGCCGGAAATAGATGGTATTGAGGCCTGCAAACGTATTAAGCAAAATGAGAGATTGAAAGATATTCAAATCATATTTGTCACAGCACTCGAGGATAAAAATAAACTGGCAGAAGCCCTAGATATCGGTGGCGTAGATTATATTACAAAACCAATTAATAAAACAGAGTTACTTGCCAGAATGCGTGTTGCCTTACGTTTAAAAGCGGAATTAGACTGGCACACACAGCATGAAAAGAAAATACAATATGAACTAGATTTAGCCACCCATGTACAAAGAAGTCTTCTTAGTCCACCATTAAATGAGAAGGACATCCGTATTGAGGTTTCCTATTTACCCTCCTCTAATTTAGCAGGGGATATGTATTATTGGTATAAAATAGACGATCATCGTTATGCCATCATACTATTGGATATGATGGGTCACGGTATATCTGCAGCGCTTGTTTGTATGTTCATCTCCTCTGTTCTAAGAGAGGCGGTTAAGCAATTGATCGAACCCGAGCTTGTCATCAAGGAACTGAATCGTTATATGACACTATTGCAAGATGGTAAAGAGAATAATCTTTATTATTTTACAGCGATTTATTTAATCATTGATACAGAGCACAAAACAGTCGAATACATAAATGCTGGCCATCCTTCTGGCTATGCACTAATCGATGAAAAAACATGTATTCCATTAGATCAGGGTAGCTGTGCAGTCGGCTTCTTCGATGAAATTAAAGTGAAAAAGCAATATATTCATTATGAGCATGATATTCAGATTGTGTTATTTACTGACGGTGTACTAGAGGCAATGGGACCTTGTGAAATAGAATCCGAAAAGCATTTGCAAACGCTAACATCCTCCAAGTGGGATTATTCGCAATGCCTAATCGATAACCTATTACCTAAGGATAAACAAGAAAATCAGCCTGATGATATGTGTGTATTAATGATTCAAGCTAGCACTACTTCTCTATAA
- a CDS encoding ATP-binding protein, whose amino-acid sequence MLNRLKLGIRSKITLGYIVIILCLLATVVILNNQITSLQKERNYIIKYDSNVLSLTNEIEKYILDMESSQRAFIITGKQSYLEPYDNAAENWKIDFNDLYQQMKDKPNQQDKLKEIEETIEHWIATAGEPTIQYKKDNNVEALNEFFKVDNGRQDMEKMRKLFDSFRATENAYTQAKASQLDKQNNKLTSGLFGILILVSTIAIAIASGISRSIVKTITEVTQTIQEIAATKGDFKRRIHVNTNDEVNELADATNNLLESVEKREWLQSNVAEIVTNYQGISAITKLAETFLSEVAQKTQASLGAFYVREVTENQVQFVKKAAFADMDDGVGMESFKIGQGLIGQCALEKRVLFYDNIPKDYRLISTGIGEIRPQNILLIPIIFENEVIAVVEIATMAKFSKLQQELVRQVTETFGLTVNSVLGRMEIVRLLNESRAMTEELQVQSEELQTQSEELQMQTEELTMINEQLEERTKEAESKSRELEKAKKELEESAEQLILNSNYKSEFLANMSHELRTPLNSILILSEMLAENSQHNLTDEEAEFAKVIHSSGEDLLALINDILDLSKVEAGKLDIIFNEVNMSEVPVQIEHTFAPVAMKKNLAFHISKADHVVDIFYTDEKRFQQILKNLLSNAFKFTEHGSVTLDINQLTPQQLTNNMQDISTDWLEITVSDTGIGIPKDKHQLIFESFQQADGATVRKYGGTGLGLSICKEFAKLLGGWITLQSAEGQGSSFRLTIPSLPNGIEEEHCQKLAMNEVAATTVKEEEATEQPQAMEEALQQEVEVFQGKNILIVDDDNRNIYALKTALEKRGMHILVAKDGLECLEVLQANPDIDLVLMDIMMPNMDGYEAMTIIRQQMKRIDLPIIALTAKAMKNDRDKSLQAGASDYISKPLNLDQLISVLRVWLVSKGS is encoded by the coding sequence ATGTTAAATAGATTGAAATTGGGTATACGCTCAAAGATTACATTAGGTTATATCGTAATCATTCTTTGCTTACTTGCGACGGTTGTCATATTAAATAATCAAATTACATCTCTGCAAAAGGAAAGAAATTATATTATTAAGTACGATTCCAATGTTCTATCTTTAACGAACGAAATTGAAAAATATATATTGGATATGGAATCGAGTCAGCGTGCTTTCATCATTACGGGTAAGCAAAGTTATTTGGAACCCTATGATAATGCAGCTGAGAATTGGAAAATAGATTTTAATGATCTCTATCAACAAATGAAAGATAAACCAAATCAGCAGGACAAACTAAAAGAGATAGAGGAAACAATTGAACATTGGATTGCCACTGCAGGCGAACCAACTATTCAATATAAAAAGGATAATAATGTAGAAGCATTAAATGAATTTTTTAAAGTAGATAATGGTCGTCAAGATATGGAGAAAATGCGCAAATTATTTGATTCATTCCGCGCCACTGAAAATGCTTATACACAGGCAAAGGCAAGTCAGTTAGACAAACAAAATAATAAATTAACAAGTGGTTTATTTGGGATCTTAATTTTAGTGTCTACAATAGCCATTGCAATAGCTAGTGGGATATCCCGTTCGATAGTAAAAACGATAACGGAAGTAACACAAACGATTCAGGAAATAGCCGCTACAAAAGGTGATTTCAAGAGAAGAATCCATGTGAATACTAATGATGAAGTGAATGAACTTGCTGATGCAACGAATAATCTTTTAGAGTCAGTGGAAAAGAGAGAATGGCTACAAAGTAATGTTGCTGAAATCGTGACAAATTATCAAGGCATTTCAGCAATTACAAAATTGGCGGAAACCTTCCTGTCAGAAGTAGCGCAGAAAACACAAGCATCCCTTGGCGCATTCTATGTTCGAGAAGTAACAGAGAACCAAGTACAATTTGTGAAAAAGGCTGCTTTTGCTGACATGGATGATGGTGTTGGCATGGAGAGCTTTAAAATAGGACAGGGATTAATCGGTCAATGTGCATTAGAAAAAAGAGTGTTATTCTATGATAATATTCCAAAAGACTATCGTTTAATTAGTACAGGAATAGGTGAAATAAGACCACAAAATATTTTATTGATCCCTATTATTTTTGAAAATGAAGTCATAGCGGTTGTTGAAATAGCAACAATGGCTAAATTCAGTAAGTTACAGCAAGAATTAGTTAGACAAGTCACTGAAACCTTTGGACTAACAGTGAATAGCGTTTTAGGGCGTATGGAAATTGTTCGTCTATTAAATGAATCGAGAGCAATGACAGAGGAATTACAGGTTCAATCAGAAGAGCTTCAGACACAATCAGAAGAATTACAAATGCAGACGGAAGAGCTGACAATGATTAATGAGCAGCTTGAAGAGCGCACGAAAGAGGCTGAGTCTAAATCAAGAGAGCTAGAGAAGGCGAAGAAGGAATTAGAAGAAAGTGCAGAGCAACTTATTCTTAACTCCAATTACAAATCCGAATTTTTAGCTAATATGTCACATGAATTAAGAACACCTTTAAATAGCATATTAATCTTATCAGAGATGCTAGCAGAAAATAGCCAACACAACCTAACAGACGAGGAAGCAGAATTTGCTAAAGTTATTCATTCTTCAGGGGAGGACTTGCTTGCTCTAATCAATGACATTTTAGATTTATCTAAAGTCGAGGCTGGAAAGCTTGATATTATTTTTAATGAAGTCAATATGAGCGAAGTACCTGTGCAAATTGAACATACCTTTGCACCAGTTGCGATGAAGAAAAACTTAGCATTCCATATTTCAAAGGCAGATCATGTAGTAGATATATTCTATACAGATGAAAAGAGATTCCAGCAAATCTTAAAGAATTTATTATCTAATGCCTTTAAATTTACTGAGCATGGATCTGTCACATTAGATATTAACCAGCTTACACCACAACAACTAACAAACAATATGCAGGATATAAGTACAGATTGGCTAGAAATTACTGTTTCAGACACAGGAATAGGTATTCCAAAAGACAAACATCAGCTGATTTTTGAATCATTCCAGCAAGCAGATGGAGCTACAGTTCGAAAATATGGTGGAACAGGCCTTGGACTTTCTATTTGTAAGGAGTTTGCCAAATTACTTGGTGGCTGGATTACGTTGCAAAGCGCTGAAGGACAAGGTAGTAGCTTTAGGTTAACAATTCCAAGTCTACCAAATGGAATCGAAGAGGAGCATTGCCAAAAGCTTGCCATGAACGAAGTGGCTGCTACGACGGTGAAAGAGGAAGAAGCAACAGAGCAACCACAAGCAATGGAAGAAGCCCTTCAACAAGAGGTAGAGGTTTTCCAAGGGAAGAATATCTTAATCGTTGATGATGATAACCGTAATATTTATGCGTTGAAAACAGCATTAGAAAAAAGAGGTATGCATATTCTAGTTGCCAAAGATGGGCTAGAATGTTTAGAGGTCTTGCAAGCTAATCCTGATATTGATCTTGTTCTGATGGATATCATGATGCCTAATATGGATGGCTATGAAGCGATGACTATAATTCGTCAGCAAATGAAGCGTATTGATTTGCCGATCATTGCATTGACTGCTAAGGCGATGAAAAATGATCGTGATAAATCATTGCAGGCAGGTGCATCTGATTATATTAGTAAGCCATTAAATTTAGATCAATTAATATCAGTTTTAAGAGTATGGTTGGTTTCTAAGGGGAGTTAA
- a CDS encoding M14 family metallopeptidase, whose amino-acid sequence MDIIVRPGDSLWHFSEVFKIPLQLILDSNENINPQFLRVGQRVRIPGFVTNNYQIKQGDSFWRIAQSRNLPLVALLLVNPGLNPNRLQIGQMIRIPQRITWRLVEGKQNYTYTHMMNDLRKLLDAYPFLHSSNIGSSVLGKELPELTMGHGAKRVHYNGSFHANEWITTPIILTFLNDYLLALTNQSSIRGISPFSLYQQAFLSIVPMVNPDGVDLVIQGPPNDEALRNQLIAWNNASADFSGWKANIHGIDLNDQFPAEWELESARNPKTPGPRDYGGERPLSEPEAIAMADLTKQRDFSRVLAFHTQGRVIYWGFENLEPPESEVLVNEFSRVSGYEPVQSAGSYAGYKDWFIQDWRRPGFTVELGSGTNPLPVSQFDDIYEESLGIFLAALYM is encoded by the coding sequence GTGGATATTATCGTAAGGCCAGGAGATTCACTTTGGCATTTCAGTGAAGTGTTTAAAATACCTCTTCAACTCATTTTAGATTCCAATGAAAATATAAATCCCCAATTTTTAAGAGTTGGACAACGCGTTCGGATTCCTGGTTTTGTGACCAACAACTATCAAATTAAACAAGGGGACTCTTTTTGGCGGATTGCCCAGAGTCGAAACCTTCCCCTAGTCGCCCTATTACTCGTTAATCCTGGTCTCAATCCAAATCGCTTACAAATCGGTCAAATGATTCGCATACCTCAACGGATTACATGGCGTTTAGTTGAAGGTAAGCAAAATTACACGTATACCCATATGATGAATGATCTCAGAAAGCTCCTTGATGCCTATCCTTTTCTTCATAGTTCAAACATTGGCAGTTCCGTTTTAGGGAAAGAGCTACCTGAGCTGACAATGGGCCATGGTGCAAAACGTGTTCACTATAATGGCTCCTTCCATGCGAATGAATGGATTACTACACCTATTATTCTAACATTTTTAAATGACTATTTGCTCGCTCTCACCAATCAAAGTAGTATTCGTGGTATTTCTCCATTCTCTCTTTATCAGCAAGCATTCCTTTCCATCGTACCAATGGTGAATCCTGATGGGGTTGATTTAGTGATACAAGGCCCACCAAATGATGAAGCGTTAAGAAATCAACTGATTGCATGGAATAATGCTAGCGCTGATTTTTCTGGCTGGAAAGCAAACATTCATGGAATTGATTTAAATGACCAATTTCCTGCAGAATGGGAGCTTGAAAGTGCCCGTAATCCAAAAACACCAGGGCCAAGAGATTATGGAGGTGAAAGACCATTATCTGAACCTGAAGCCATTGCAATGGCTGATTTGACCAAGCAACGTGATTTTTCTAGAGTATTAGCCTTTCACACACAGGGACGCGTCATATATTGGGGCTTTGAAAATCTAGAGCCCCCCGAATCAGAGGTTCTTGTCAATGAATTTAGTAGAGTAAGTGGTTATGAGCCCGTTCAATCTGCTGGAAGCTATGCTGGCTATAAGGATTGGTTTATCCAGGATTGGCGTAGACCTGGCTTCACTGTTGAGTTAGGCAGTGGCACAAACCCTTTACCAGTCAGTCAGTTTGATGACATTTACGAGGAATCTTTAGGGATTTTTCTTGCTGCGTTGTATATGTAA
- a CDS encoding GNAT family N-acetyltransferase, whose translation MMRVVEKLVKEQDFVSFVNIVVGAYPGRMDGAHTTKDQLTKHFMQNQSNDESLHYYGLWEDDKLIGGMRLHDFQMNLFSTMLPIGGVGLVAVDLLYKKEKVAKELIQHFFNIFLEKDIHFVALYPFRPDFYKKMGFGYGPKIYQYLVEPLSFPKGPTKKHLKYLTVADQQQLIDCYNRVVAKKHGMFFKTQPELSFIFNNPNNYVIAMEQEGTVQGYIVFSFNKQSESNFMLNNLVIKEWIYETPEALLELSTFLNSQADQVNRIEWNTQEENVHFFLGDVRNGTNHLIPSVYHASAVSGVGLMYRIINVKGFFEELRTRNFNGVTLTFKLNVTDSLLAKNNQQLIVEAVNGTIKIIESGSYDVEVTLDVAELSSLVMGVVTVQELFMLSRIQVSDNQYLQALQQFFYVFEKPTCISAF comes from the coding sequence ATGATGAGAGTTGTAGAGAAATTAGTAAAAGAACAAGATTTTGTATCCTTTGTGAATATCGTTGTAGGAGCCTATCCAGGAAGAATGGATGGGGCACACACAACAAAAGATCAGCTGACAAAGCACTTTATGCAAAATCAAAGCAATGATGAATCTCTTCATTATTATGGACTATGGGAAGATGACAAGCTCATTGGCGGTATGCGACTACATGACTTTCAAATGAACCTGTTCTCTACAATGCTACCAATCGGTGGGGTAGGGCTTGTTGCAGTTGACTTATTATATAAAAAAGAGAAGGTTGCAAAAGAATTAATCCAACATTTCTTTAACATCTTTTTAGAAAAAGATATTCATTTTGTGGCTTTGTATCCGTTTAGACCAGACTTTTATAAGAAAATGGGTTTTGGCTATGGACCGAAAATCTATCAATACTTGGTAGAGCCTTTAAGCTTCCCTAAAGGGCCAACCAAAAAGCACCTAAAATATTTGACAGTTGCAGATCAGCAACAGCTAATAGATTGCTACAACAGAGTAGTAGCTAAAAAACATGGGATGTTTTTTAAAACACAACCGGAGCTATCCTTTATTTTTAATAATCCAAACAACTATGTGATTGCAATGGAACAGGAGGGTACAGTACAGGGCTATATTGTTTTTTCTTTTAATAAGCAAAGCGAGAGTAATTTTATGCTAAATAATTTGGTGATTAAAGAGTGGATCTACGAGACTCCTGAGGCTTTGTTAGAGCTTAGTACATTTTTAAACAGTCAAGCAGACCAGGTAAACCGAATTGAATGGAATACACAAGAAGAAAATGTACATTTCTTTTTAGGGGATGTAAGAAATGGGACAAATCATTTGATTCCAAGTGTCTACCACGCAAGTGCTGTGTCTGGGGTTGGACTAATGTACCGTATTATTAATGTGAAAGGCTTTTTTGAAGAGCTAAGAACACGCAATTTTAACGGTGTCACCTTGACATTTAAGTTGAATGTTACGGATTCGTTACTTGCTAAAAATAATCAGCAACTCATTGTTGAAGCTGTTAACGGCACAATTAAAATAATAGAAAGTGGTAGCTATGACGTTGAAGTCACGTTAGATGTGGCTGAGCTTTCATCACTGGTAATGGGTGTAGTAACGGTCCAAGAGCTATTTATGCTTAGTCGAATACAGGTTAGTGATAATCAATATTTACAGGCTTTACAGCAATTTTTCTATGTGTTTGAAAAGCCTACATGTATATCGGCATTTTAG
- a CDS encoding permease prefix domain 1-containing protein, with protein MKRIKNHIDELFKDIPRNNETEMVKQEIIENLEEKVFYLMDQGKEQEDAINKAIVEFGDIEDLKQELGVKEPAKKSMAKLNLEFSIWGSGLIIAFFIFINLYYTPHTIWAIYPIFAILWWPLSMYFVWSRKKWGE; from the coding sequence ATGAAAAGAATAAAAAACCATATTGATGAGCTTTTTAAAGACATTCCTCGTAATAACGAAACGGAAATGGTTAAACAAGAAATCATTGAAAATCTCGAAGAAAAAGTATTTTATTTGATGGATCAAGGGAAAGAACAAGAAGATGCCATCAATAAAGCCATCGTAGAATTTGGAGATATTGAAGACTTAAAGCAAGAATTAGGTGTTAAAGAGCCAGCAAAGAAAAGCATGGCTAAATTAAATCTAGAATTTTCAATTTGGGGTAGTGGCTTAATCATTGCATTTTTTATTTTTATTAATCTTTATTACACACCACATACAATTTGGGCAATCTATCCGATTTTCGCCATTCTTTGGTGGCCTTTATCTATGTACTTTGTGTGGTCCCGCAAGAAATGGGGTGAATAA
- the psiE gene encoding phosphate-starvation-inducible protein PsiE, with protein MNQKNTTYLQLIKAVPKSLQLFLNVCLVLLALILSFLLFKELIEFLKILLFAKEDGDYKLFLANILIFFLYFEFITMIIKYFKEDYHFPLRYFIYIGITAMIRLIIVEHDHPLNTLIYSLIILILIISYFIINITPLERPTRSSILIKKD; from the coding sequence ATGAATCAAAAAAATACGACTTATTTACAGCTCATTAAAGCTGTGCCAAAATCTCTACAGCTATTTCTCAATGTTTGCCTTGTACTATTAGCACTGATTCTTTCTTTTTTGTTATTTAAGGAGCTAATTGAATTTCTTAAAATATTACTATTTGCTAAGGAAGATGGTGATTATAAACTATTCCTTGCCAATATTCTTATTTTCTTTTTATATTTTGAATTCATCACAATGATTATTAAATATTTCAAGGAGGACTACCATTTTCCACTCCGATACTTTATTTATATCGGTATCACAGCGATGATTCGATTAATTATTGTGGAGCATGACCACCCTCTAAATACTCTAATCTATTCATTAATTATCCTAATTCTAATCATAAGCTACTTTATTATTAATATCACACCACTTGAAAGACCAACACGTTCATCCATTCTCATCAAAAAAGATTAA